In the genome of Nonlabens sp. MB-3u-79, one region contains:
- a CDS encoding DUF5932 domain-containing protein, producing the protein MFQKVLISDDFGSINQGVLNVLEQLGIPDVQQVQYCDDAYLQIKSALKNKDPFDLFITDLNFKIDHREQKYSSGEAIIEQLKKEVPQLKIIVYSVEDRLQKVRQLVNQLEISAYVCKGRNGLVELSKAITAVDDDHLFLSPQIEQALQPKNDLEIDDYDIELLKYLALGHPKETISALFKNTGVSPSSLSSIEKRQSKLFIQFSANNAAHLIGIVKDLGLI; encoded by the coding sequence ATGTTTCAAAAAGTATTGATATCAGATGACTTTGGCAGTATTAATCAAGGCGTGCTAAACGTGTTAGAGCAATTAGGTATTCCAGATGTTCAACAAGTGCAATACTGTGATGATGCCTATTTACAAATAAAGAGTGCTCTAAAGAATAAGGATCCTTTTGACCTATTCATTACTGATCTCAATTTTAAAATAGATCATCGGGAACAAAAGTACTCCTCTGGGGAAGCTATTATTGAGCAATTAAAAAAAGAAGTGCCGCAGCTTAAAATCATCGTTTACTCTGTAGAAGATCGATTGCAAAAAGTCAGACAGCTGGTCAATCAACTCGAAATAAGTGCTTACGTATGCAAAGGTAGAAACGGACTAGTTGAGTTATCAAAAGCCATTACGGCTGTTGATGACGACCACTTATTTTTATCTCCTCAAATTGAACAGGCGCTACAACCTAAAAACGATCTGGAAATAGATGATTACGACATAGAGCTTCTAAAATATTTGGCCTTAGGTCATCCTAAAGAAACGATCAGTGCACTTTTTAAAAATACGGGTGTTTCACCTAGTAGTTTGAGCTCTATAGAAAAAAGGCAAAGCAAATTATTTATTCAATTTAGTGCCAATAACGCAGCGCATCTAATCGGTATAGTTAAAGACCTTGGACTCATTTAA
- a CDS encoding NAD(P)-dependent oxidoreductase, whose protein sequence is MKTLIYSAKDFEIPFLEEANKDVHTFKYITDRLTTNTAMMALGFEAISIFSADDASGIVLEKLKDFGVKYITLRSAGHDNINLKVAKRLDIKVANSPGYSPHAVAEQAITLLLALNRKVTLARKQTQNYNFTLDKLIGFDLKDKTVGVIGTGKIGSVIVQILNGFGCRIMAVDPFEKEELKKRFYVSYTHLDNLIEQCVVIILSVPLTSDTFHLIDKSKLDLMQKETLLINVARGAVVHTQDVLEYVDKNRISGYATDVYDKESGVFFYDRSKNKPHDATLDKMLTQDRILLTPHQAFATKEALANIAQTTVENLSSWQQGRHPKNTLLPANQVHVDDH, encoded by the coding sequence ATGAAAACACTTATCTACTCTGCAAAAGATTTTGAAATCCCCTTTTTAGAGGAAGCAAATAAGGACGTACACACTTTTAAATACATCACAGATAGGCTGACCACAAACACCGCCATGATGGCCCTAGGATTTGAAGCAATTTCTATTTTCTCTGCAGATGATGCCAGTGGGATTGTACTGGAAAAGCTCAAGGATTTTGGGGTGAAATACATAACGCTGCGCTCAGCGGGGCACGATAATATCAATCTTAAAGTCGCAAAACGATTGGATATTAAAGTAGCAAATTCACCTGGTTACTCTCCACATGCTGTTGCAGAGCAAGCCATAACGCTCTTGTTAGCCTTAAATAGGAAGGTGACGCTTGCACGAAAACAAACCCAAAATTACAACTTCACCCTTGATAAGCTTATTGGATTTGATCTTAAAGATAAAACAGTAGGCGTTATAGGAACAGGGAAAATAGGAAGTGTTATTGTACAAATTTTAAACGGATTCGGTTGTCGTATTATGGCCGTAGATCCTTTTGAAAAAGAGGAACTTAAAAAACGGTTTTATGTATCCTATACTCACTTGGACAACTTGATCGAACAATGCGTTGTCATTATTTTAAGTGTTCCGTTAACTTCAGATACGTTTCATCTTATCGATAAGTCAAAACTCGATTTGATGCAGAAAGAAACTTTATTGATTAATGTAGCAAGAGGTGCCGTTGTACATACCCAAGATGTGCTGGAATATGTGGATAAAAACCGCATCAGCGGTTATGCGACAGATGTGTACGATAAAGAAAGTGGTGTGTTCTTTTACGACAGGTCAAAAAATAAGCCTCATGATGCAACCCTGGATAAAATGCTTACCCAGGATCGTATTCTTCTCACACCGCATCAGGCGTTTGCTACAAAAGAGGCACTGGCAAATATTGCACAAACCACTGTCGAAAATTTGAGCAGTTGGCAACAAGGCCGCCATCCTAAAAACACCTTATTGCCAGCAAATCAAGTTCATGTTGATGACCACTAA
- a CDS encoding MBL fold metallo-hydrolase RNA specificity domain-containing protein — MKPPKEKHSLKIHFLGGAKTVTGSKFLLETPEVHILIDCGMFQGLKELRERNWVDLPVDVSAIDMVLVTHGHLDHTGYLPRLVQQGFKGTIMGTAPTLEIARIILEDSARIHEEDAKRANEEQYTKHHPAKPFYNQKEAAATLRFFKPIIERSWITLSQHITCRFQPVGHIIGATFIELEIYGKRFVFSGDIGRPNDYLLDPPEKPVRADYLFLESTYGDRLHEEEVPEHKIIALVNKIIENRGTLIIPSFAVERLQTLMYVLWKLYQRNRIPNVPVYADSPMGNNVLAVFEQFPKWHKLSLEDYHAMCDHINIVTSYRETWEVIDRQGPKIVIAGSGMVTGGRVLTYLKQMIDMESTQILLVGYQAEGTRGRHLQEGVHEVKLYGKYFPVKAQVHQLRSLSAHADQRELLDWLDHLESAPDMTYLVHGEASAADTLRVKLQTEKKWRIHIPELNEVVRIEV, encoded by the coding sequence ATGAAACCACCAAAAGAAAAACATAGTCTAAAAATTCACTTTTTAGGAGGAGCAAAGACGGTTACCGGCTCTAAGTTCCTTTTAGAAACACCAGAAGTTCATATTTTAATCGATTGCGGTATGTTTCAAGGTCTTAAAGAACTCAGAGAGCGCAATTGGGTGGATTTACCTGTTGATGTTTCGGCTATTGATATGGTGCTGGTTACTCACGGGCATCTGGATCATACTGGGTATTTACCTAGATTGGTGCAACAAGGGTTTAAAGGGACGATCATGGGTACAGCACCTACATTAGAAATTGCTCGTATCATACTAGAAGACAGTGCGCGAATTCATGAAGAGGATGCCAAGCGAGCTAATGAAGAACAGTATACAAAACACCATCCTGCAAAGCCGTTTTACAATCAAAAAGAAGCTGCTGCCACGCTGCGGTTCTTTAAACCTATAATAGAGAGAAGTTGGATCACATTAAGCCAACATATAACATGTAGGTTTCAACCGGTAGGTCATATTATAGGTGCGACCTTTATTGAACTGGAAATCTATGGGAAACGATTTGTTTTTTCAGGTGATATAGGAAGGCCAAACGATTATTTATTAGATCCTCCAGAAAAACCAGTGCGAGCCGACTATCTTTTTTTAGAAAGCACCTATGGTGATAGACTCCATGAGGAGGAGGTGCCAGAACATAAAATTATAGCACTGGTGAACAAGATTATAGAGAATCGAGGCACGCTTATTATTCCCTCTTTTGCCGTAGAGCGTTTACAAACCCTTATGTATGTTCTATGGAAATTGTACCAGCGTAATAGAATACCTAATGTTCCCGTTTATGCGGATAGTCCTATGGGCAATAACGTACTCGCTGTTTTTGAACAATTTCCTAAATGGCACAAACTGTCCCTGGAAGATTATCATGCGATGTGTGATCACATCAATATCGTGACATCATATAGAGAAACTTGGGAAGTTATAGATCGACAAGGGCCTAAGATTGTAATTGCAGGAAGTGGTATGGTCACTGGTGGGCGGGTGCTAACCTATTTAAAACAGATGATTGATATGGAAAGTACACAAATACTGCTAGTAGGGTATCAAGCAGAAGGAACTCGAGGTCGACACCTACAAGAAGGCGTTCATGAGGTCAAGCTATATGGCAAGTATTTTCCAGTAAAGGCTCAAGTGCATCAATTAAGGAGTCTATCAGCACATGCAGATCAACGTGAGTTACTAGACTGGCTGGACCATTTAGAATCAGCTCCTGATATGACCTATCTCGTTCATGGTGAGGCTTCTGCTGCTGACACTTTACGTGTAAAACTACAAACAGAAAAAAAGTGGCGCATACATATTCCAGAACTTAACGAAGTAGTACGCATTGAAGTTTAA
- a CDS encoding restriction endonuclease, whose protein sequence is MSSSNIIIEKSSGEKVAFSLDKLRSSLRHSGATEKDVQHILDVVRDELYQGIPTSEIYNKAYELLRKKKSVFASKYKLKKAIYELGPTGFPFEKFIGQVFYYSGYKTEIGELLQGKCVKHEVDVVATLGTEKLYIECKFHGEEGRNCDVKIPLYIHSRYQDIVEKQNKLDKNHTQGWVVTNTRFTIDAVTYGNCVGLKLLSWDYPKESGLKDRIDQLGLYPITVSTLLSSREKNFLLSRDIVLCKQLLNDRFYLDHLGIAATRKTKILHEIKLLCNETTKRKT, encoded by the coding sequence TTGTCTAGTTCTAATATTATTATAGAAAAATCATCTGGAGAAAAGGTCGCTTTTTCCCTAGATAAATTGAGGTCATCACTAAGGCATAGTGGAGCAACTGAAAAGGATGTGCAGCACATTCTTGATGTCGTTAGAGACGAATTGTACCAAGGGATTCCAACCAGTGAAATTTACAATAAGGCCTATGAATTACTCAGAAAGAAGAAATCGGTTTTTGCTTCTAAATACAAACTTAAAAAGGCAATTTATGAGTTGGGTCCTACAGGTTTTCCGTTTGAAAAATTTATAGGTCAAGTATTCTATTATTCTGGATATAAGACAGAAATAGGAGAGCTGTTGCAAGGTAAATGTGTGAAGCATGAAGTGGATGTAGTGGCCACTTTAGGGACTGAAAAATTATATATAGAATGTAAATTTCACGGTGAAGAGGGGCGCAATTGCGATGTAAAAATACCTTTATATATACATTCTAGATATCAGGATATTGTAGAGAAACAAAACAAGCTTGATAAAAATCATACACAAGGTTGGGTGGTTACTAATACTCGTTTCACTATAGACGCTGTTACTTATGGAAACTGCGTAGGCTTAAAACTTTTGAGTTGGGATTATCCTAAAGAAAGCGGCCTTAAAGACCGCATTGATCAATTAGGTCTTTATCCCATTACAGTATCTACACTTCTTTCTAGTCGAGAAAAAAACTTCTTGCTGAGCAGAGATATAGTCTTGTGTAAACAATTACTCAACGACCGCTTTTATTTGGATCATTTAGGAATTGCAGCTACGAGAAAAACAAAAATACTTCATGAAATAAAACTCCTTTGTAATGAAACCACCAAAAGAAAAACATAG
- a CDS encoding universal stress protein — protein MKKKILIPTDFSKNAWNAIIYAADLFKDKECVFYLLNAHGSTAYSTSEMMVSEPGTLSYDTAKAKSEEGLAKVMSMLDFREKNHKHSYSTVSQFNDPLSAIHSVVEKRDIGLVVMGTKGASDYENRLFGSNTVRVMEELRTCPILGIPLDARVVHLKEIVFPTSFKTHYKRRELLYLVELAQIQAATICVLHVSENQELDKEQKEDKELLEECLEGSSFTFHELGGSNVANGVQRFVESRNSDMVAFINRKHSFFNNIFSKPMVKELGMFSKVPLLVMHDLRN, from the coding sequence ATGAAAAAGAAAATACTTATTCCAACAGACTTTTCAAAAAACGCTTGGAATGCCATCATTTACGCTGCAGACCTTTTTAAAGACAAGGAATGTGTTTTTTACTTACTGAATGCTCATGGCTCCACGGCATATAGTACCAGTGAGATGATGGTTTCAGAGCCTGGAACTCTTTCTTATGATACTGCAAAAGCAAAGTCAGAAGAAGGACTGGCAAAAGTCATGAGCATGCTTGATTTTAGAGAGAAAAACCATAAACACAGCTATAGCACAGTTTCTCAATTTAACGATCCTTTAAGTGCGATCCATTCAGTGGTAGAAAAGCGAGACATAGGACTTGTCGTTATGGGAACAAAAGGAGCAAGTGATTATGAGAATAGACTCTTTGGTAGTAACACCGTTAGGGTTATGGAAGAATTACGGACTTGTCCTATACTCGGTATTCCGTTAGATGCGCGTGTGGTACATTTAAAAGAGATTGTTTTTCCTACTAGTTTTAAAACGCATTACAAAAGAAGAGAGTTGTTATATCTGGTAGAGCTCGCACAAATTCAAGCCGCTACTATATGCGTATTGCACGTCAGTGAAAACCAGGAGTTGGATAAGGAGCAAAAAGAAGACAAAGAACTTCTAGAAGAATGTCTGGAAGGATCGTCATTCACTTTTCACGAGCTCGGCGGCTCTAATGTTGCAAATGGGGTACAGCGATTTGTTGAAAGTCGCAATAGTGATATGGTCGCTTTTATCAATAGAAAACATAGCTTTTTTAATAATATATTTTCAAAACCTATGGTGAAAGAACTAGGTATGTTTAGTAAAGTGCCCTTGTTAGTCATGCACGATTTACGCAATTGA
- a CDS encoding universal stress protein codes for MASIIVPTDFSDNAYNALFYASRLIPSEVCKISLVHSYGDQLSEALSRLDTRVNDAIANEMRAEVYDQLEIVKHKIIRDCEGITLIVEFYYGALPLNDIINDLIDNVDVDFVVMGTKGASGLKEIFIGSQAVKVVKNITPIPLFLIPEKADFMLPKNIVYAADLRNDYQRNQFVLLKKIIKEHQSNFHLAHVYHPSKAAPGAELHYTNLKNRLQEVAYTTHWIASDKEIEETLTEFCESHHINLLVLRHHKYSFLKSILKTSFVEKASFHLELPLLILPDSV; via the coding sequence ATGGCATCTATAATTGTACCTACTGACTTCTCAGATAATGCATACAATGCTTTATTTTATGCGTCGCGATTAATTCCTAGTGAAGTTTGTAAAATTTCCTTAGTTCATTCCTATGGAGACCAACTTTCGGAAGCTTTAAGCAGACTAGATACTCGTGTAAATGATGCTATTGCAAATGAAATGAGAGCAGAGGTTTATGATCAACTAGAAATTGTAAAACATAAGATTATAAGGGATTGCGAAGGAATAACTCTTATCGTTGAATTCTACTACGGCGCATTACCTTTGAATGATATTATCAATGATTTAATCGATAACGTGGATGTCGACTTTGTCGTTATGGGGACTAAAGGAGCCTCTGGTTTAAAAGAAATTTTTATAGGAAGTCAAGCAGTCAAGGTGGTCAAAAACATCACTCCTATTCCGCTGTTTTTAATACCTGAAAAGGCAGACTTTATGTTGCCTAAAAACATCGTTTATGCAGCAGATCTTAGAAATGATTATCAAAGAAATCAGTTCGTTTTATTAAAAAAGATAATAAAGGAACACCAGTCAAATTTTCACTTGGCACATGTTTACCATCCTTCTAAGGCTGCTCCTGGTGCAGAACTGCATTATACCAATCTTAAAAATAGATTACAAGAAGTAGCTTATACCACGCACTGGATTGCCAGTGATAAAGAAATAGAAGAAACGCTTACTGAATTTTGTGAGAGTCACCATATTAATTTATTGGTACTCAGGCACCATAAGTACAGCTTTTTAAAGAGCATACTCAAAACGTCATTTGTAGAAAAAGCCAGCTTTCATTTAGAGCTACCTCTGCTTATACTGCCAGACAGCGTCTGA
- a CDS encoding universal stress protein, whose product MMLRVLLPTDFSTHSYNALSYAQQLFSKVAVEFTLFHAYEPTALQMLGNISPQRLATIYQDWKLKSVQRLNALQSQILKTNQPELHQYAMQAYEGHLTEGIAAFEKEAYDYIIMGSKGATGLKEIFLGSVTYSVVSLQQEIPILIIPEKASFNTLKKIGLETDFKKSYSKAVLQPLLQLSKIWGATLHLVQVYSNPDLSTLEKDRLQHLKTILKDIPCSFHVIPKFSSLENCIHVFEEDLEIDFMVLIDYPLNFFDRLMGKSIVKNITFHTSLPFLILPTPNC is encoded by the coding sequence ATGATGTTGCGAGTTCTTCTTCCCACAGATTTTAGTACACACTCCTATAACGCATTATCTTATGCGCAACAGCTGTTTTCAAAAGTAGCGGTAGAGTTTACTTTATTTCATGCTTATGAGCCCACTGCCCTTCAGATGCTGGGTAATATCAGTCCACAACGCTTAGCTACCATCTATCAAGACTGGAAGCTAAAGTCTGTTCAACGATTAAACGCCCTTCAATCCCAAATTCTTAAAACAAACCAGCCAGAATTGCATCAGTATGCGATGCAGGCTTATGAAGGACATCTCACGGAAGGGATAGCTGCTTTTGAAAAGGAAGCATACGACTATATCATTATGGGAAGTAAAGGTGCTACAGGACTTAAAGAAATATTTTTAGGCAGTGTTACCTATAGCGTCGTCTCTTTACAACAAGAAATCCCTATTCTTATTATACCTGAAAAGGCAAGCTTTAATACTCTAAAAAAAATTGGATTAGAAACAGATTTTAAGAAAAGTTATAGCAAAGCAGTGTTGCAGCCCTTACTCCAACTCTCAAAAATATGGGGAGCAACTTTACACCTCGTTCAAGTATATAGCAATCCAGACTTGAGTACTTTAGAAAAAGATCGCCTACAGCATTTAAAAACCATATTAAAAGATATTCCGTGTAGTTTTCATGTCATTCCTAAGTTTTCTTCCTTAGAGAATTGCATTCATGTATTTGAGGAAGATTTAGAAATTGACTTCATGGTTTTAATAGACTATCCTTTGAATTTCTTTGATCGTTTGATGGGAAAATCCATCGTTAAAAACATCACTTTTCATACTTCGTTACCATTTTTAATACTACCTACTCCTAACTGTTGA
- a CDS encoding universal stress protein, whose translation MKNILLPTDFSDVSLNAIEYAVQLFRGEDCVFYVLNTYEPVALYSATAYGMDPGLNMEIGEIFKHTSEKKVQKIIDEVALKFPDTKHVFHGVSSFNMLIVEVEEQVENLGIDVIVMGTKGASGLKEVFIGSQTMHVIKDAKIPVIGVPAGYAYSSPKDILFTTDFKTDTHQKGLALLEELCSKNTSRLIFLNVFQGVHLTEQQIENQKALKAFFKKDTSITHVVKGVEVLDAMEDFKSEHNIELLALVHNKHNFFENLLFTPMVQKIVHHSDVPFLILPHYKKA comes from the coding sequence ATGAAAAATATCCTGTTACCTACTGATTTTTCTGATGTTTCTTTAAATGCTATTGAATATGCTGTACAGCTTTTTAGAGGTGAAGACTGTGTTTTTTATGTACTTAATACATATGAACCCGTAGCCTTATACTCTGCAACAGCTTATGGAATGGATCCTGGTCTGAATATGGAAATAGGAGAAATTTTTAAGCATACCTCAGAAAAAAAAGTGCAAAAAATAATAGATGAGGTCGCTTTAAAATTCCCCGATACCAAGCATGTTTTCCATGGGGTTTCCTCTTTTAATATGTTGATTGTAGAGGTGGAAGAACAGGTAGAAAACCTTGGTATTGATGTTATAGTCATGGGGACTAAGGGGGCTTCTGGGTTAAAAGAAGTCTTCATTGGTTCACAGACCATGCATGTTATAAAGGATGCAAAAATTCCTGTCATAGGAGTGCCAGCAGGCTATGCTTACAGCAGCCCTAAAGACATACTTTTCACAACAGATTTTAAAACAGACACTCATCAAAAGGGATTGGCTTTATTAGAAGAGTTGTGTTCAAAAAACACTTCTAGGTTGATATTTTTAAATGTTTTTCAAGGTGTACACCTCACAGAGCAGCAAATTGAAAATCAAAAAGCCCTAAAAGCCTTCTTTAAAAAAGATACTTCTATCACACATGTTGTAAAAGGAGTGGAAGTGTTAGATGCGATGGAAGACTTTAAATCTGAACACAACATAGAACTACTGGCACTGGTACATAATAAACACAACTTTTTTGAGAATTTACTTTTTACGCCAATGGTTCAAAAAATAGTACATCACTCTGATGTTCCTTTTTTGATTTTGCCACATTATAAAAAAGCATAA